A genomic window from Vagococcus entomophilus includes:
- the cas3 gene encoding CRISPR-associated helicase Cas3', with the protein MFIAHVRKKDGKRQLLKDHLKESARLSEDFGRKIGLGKTCYLTGLIHDLGKYSNAFQQYLVKAVANSASVKRGSIDHSTAGGKLIYDICHKENKDPVSLILAELIGNAIISHHSSQGLQDFITPVGEAKSVYLNRVEKKEIEEYDEIKKRFFREVLPENRFLDEIELAKDELRTLFFPFEKVNSETMFYILKFIYSCLLDADRTDTMLFEENRSYEFHSNKKLLEVYSQRLEEKIHSFKSDTPINQLRKEMSDQCKAFSQKKTGIYTLSIPTGGGKTLASLRFGLNHAIKHERERIIYVVPFTTIIEQNATTAREILRDEENILEHYSNVFKEQEKEVESSYEQEDSEYKQALLKDNWEAPVIFTTMVQFLNTIYSKGTRNPRRFHNLINAVIIFDEVQGIPINCIYLFNECLNFLKKYGNTTSVLCTATQPSLEHVGLKLLKDVDGEMITNLIEVESGFKRVEIMDKTKVETWSLEELANFGQNILKEKKSLLIILNTKSAVRKLYQYFTKELLIDVTVYHLSTSMCGRHRKIILDEIRKKLENKEPILCITTQLIEAGVDISFQSVIRSIAGNWVDVGNFYENTTNSV; encoded by the coding sequence ATGTTTATCGCACATGTTAGAAAAAAAGATGGGAAAAGACAACTTTTAAAAGATCACTTAAAAGAAAGTGCTAGACTAAGTGAAGACTTTGGAAGAAAAATTGGATTGGGAAAAACCTGCTATTTAACTGGATTAATACATGACTTAGGAAAATATAGCAATGCTTTTCAGCAATATTTAGTAAAGGCTGTTGCCAATTCAGCCAGCGTAAAAAGAGGAAGTATTGATCACTCAACAGCAGGTGGAAAACTTATATACGATATCTGCCACAAAGAAAATAAAGATCCTGTTTCGCTGATTCTTGCTGAATTAATCGGAAATGCGATTATTTCTCATCATAGTAGCCAGGGACTGCAAGATTTTATAACCCCTGTTGGAGAGGCGAAATCGGTCTATTTAAATAGAGTGGAAAAAAAAGAGATTGAAGAATATGATGAAATAAAAAAACGTTTTTTTAGAGAAGTATTGCCAGAAAATCGATTTTTGGACGAAATTGAATTAGCAAAAGATGAATTGAGAACACTTTTTTTCCCTTTCGAAAAAGTGAATTCTGAAACAATGTTTTATATTCTAAAGTTTATCTATAGTTGCTTATTAGATGCAGATCGTACGGATACCATGTTGTTTGAAGAAAATCGAAGTTATGAGTTTCATAGTAATAAAAAATTACTAGAGGTCTATAGTCAGCGCTTAGAAGAAAAAATTCATTCTTTTAAATCAGATACACCGATCAATCAACTTCGAAAGGAAATGTCTGATCAATGTAAAGCTTTCTCTCAAAAAAAGACGGGAATTTATACCTTATCAATTCCAACAGGTGGTGGGAAAACATTGGCCTCTCTTCGCTTTGGACTAAATCATGCAATAAAACACGAAAGGGAACGCATCATTTACGTAGTTCCCTTTACAACTATCATTGAACAAAATGCGACAACGGCTCGAGAAATTTTACGAGACGAAGAAAATATTTTGGAACATTATTCTAATGTGTTTAAAGAACAAGAAAAAGAAGTAGAAAGTAGTTATGAACAAGAAGATAGTGAATATAAACAAGCTTTATTAAAAGACAATTGGGAAGCGCCAGTTATTTTCACAACAATGGTTCAATTTTTAAATACGATTTATAGTAAAGGGACTAGAAATCCACGTCGTTTTCACAATTTAATTAATGCGGTGATTATTTTCGATGAAGTACAAGGAATTCCTATCAACTGTATTTATTTGTTTAATGAATGTCTTAACTTTTTAAAAAAATATGGAAATACGACTAGTGTTTTATGTACGGCAACCCAGCCTTCTTTAGAGCATGTCGGACTAAAATTACTTAAAGATGTAGATGGAGAAATGATTACTAACTTAATTGAAGTAGAAAGCGGTTTTAAAAGAGTAGAAATAATGGATAAAACAAAAGTTGAAACTTGGTCCTTAGAGGAATTAGCTAATTTTGGTCAAAATATATTAAAAGAAAAAAAGAGTTTGTTAATTATTTTGAATACTAAATCAGCTGTTCGAAAGTTGTACCAGTACTTTACAAAAGAATTATTGATAGACGTGACTGTATATCATTTAAGTACTTCGATGTGTGGAAGGCACCGAAAAATAATATTAGATGAAATCAGAAAGAAACTTGAAAATAAAGAACCAATATTATGTATTACAACTCAATTAATTGAAGCAGGGGTGGATATTAGTTTTCAATCAGTGATTCGTTCGATTGCGGGGAATTGGGTGGACGTTGGAAATTTCTACGAGAACACGACTAACTCTGTTTAG